GGTCGGTGGTCAGTATCCCGGTGATTGTCGAGGATGCCGACTCGTACAACTGCTTCTGGCGGATGCCCTTCCGGAAGTCCTGCCGGGTTGAGATCACCAACCTGAGCGAGGACAAGAACATCGCTCTGCTGTACTACAACATTGACTGGGTCAAGCTGGACAGGCTGTCTGAGGACACCCCCTACTTTTACGCCCAGTACAAGCAGGAGTATCCGGTGGAGCAGGGCAAGGATTACGTGATTCTGGAGACGGAGGGCAAGGGTCATTACGTTGGTACGGTGATGGCCGTTCGCACCCGCAGCCCGATGTGGTTTGGGGAGGGTGACGAGAAGATCTACATCGACGACGACGCCAAGCCGTCGATCTGGGGCACGGGTACCGAGGACTACTTCCTGTCGGCGTGGGGCCTGCAGACCACGAGTACGCCGTTTTTTGGCACCCCCTACTTCGATCAATGGGGAGTCATTGGCGGGCACACCTCGGCGTATCGCTGGCACGTCAATGACCCGTTTGTTTTCCAGAAGAAGATCAAGGTGACGATTGAGCATTTTGGCTGGATCTCGCCGGACGAGAATCCCGAGAACAAGACCGACAGCTGGAATGAGCGGCAGGACGACTACTCGAGCGTGGCCTTCTGGTATCAGACCGGCAGGCCGACGTTCACGGCCCGGGCGCCCGGTGGCAAGGAGCGAAAGCTGCCCAGCCTGGAGCGGATCAAGGTGTATGCGACCGAGACGGACTTTCAGAAGAACCACGGCCGGGGTGAGATCCGGACCCAGCCCATCGGCACCTACCCGAAGGGTCACGTGTTCTACCGGCCGGAGTCGGCCGAGGGCGCGTACGTCGAGTTTCCGTTCACGGTGAAGGAGAAGGAGCCGCTGCACCTGGTGCTGAGCATGACCCGGGCGGACGACTATGGGCAGTACCGGGCGACACTCAACGGGGTGAACATCGGCGGGACGATGGACTTCTACAATGAGAAGATCGACAACTGGGAGTATCACCTGCTGGACTTCTGGCCGGACCCGGGTGATTACACTTTGCGGCTCGAGTGTGTCGGGAGGAACCGCAAATCGGCGGGCTACGGTATCGGTATCGAGTCGGTGCAACTCCGCGAGCGGCGACCGCGGGTGAAGCAGTGGGGCTTCGACAAGGACAAGAACTGGAAGGAGAAGCCGATTCTATACGGCGATTGACCGAGCGGAGGAGCCTGAAAGCAGGGTTGCCTGGGCGTGACGCGAGCCCGGAAGGAATAGTCCTTCGGGCTCGTTTCTTGCGCCCAGGTTGAGGCGATCCGAAGGGGCGCCGCTGCCTGGATGGGCGCGAACGTGGGCGCCGTCAGCCGCCTCTCCACCGTGCCCACACCACGGCGACGGCCACCAGGAGGGAAGACATGAGCACGATCACCGCCCCACTGGGCAGATCGGTGACGGCCGAGAGGAGGAACCCGCCCAAGCCGCTGACGGCGCCGAGGAGGGAGGCGAGGGCCATGGCCCGGCCGCTGCCCTTGACCAGCTGGAACGCGGCCGCTGCGGGGTTGGTGATCAGGCTGTAGATCATCAGGCCGCCCACCGTCTGGAAGTTGACGGTCATGAGCACGGCGGTCAGAACCAGGAAGCAGGTCCAGACGGCGGTGGCGTGGATACCGGCGGCGGCCGCGTCCTGGCGTGAGAAGAGGATAGCCCGCATCTCCTTATGGAATAGGAACACGAATGCGACCATAGCGGCCGAGGCGGAGAGCATCAGCACCACATCCGCCCAGCGGCAGTAGTTGAGGCTACCCCAGAGCAGGCTGCGGACGTCGTTGTCGCTCTTGCCGATGACGGCCAGCATACCGATGCCGAGGAACGCGAGCCCCATGGTCACGGAGAAGAGCAGGCCGAGGACCACGTTGGCATCCATATTGATGCGGTGCGGGTTGGCCAAGCCGAGCAGGATGGCGGTTGCCATTGCCCCGACCAGTGTAGGCCAGAGCAGCATCTGACCTTCGAAGCCGGCCAGAGCTCCGAAGACTGCCCCGGCCAGAGCCGCGTGCGATACGCACACGCCGAGGAACGGAATCCGCATCCCGACGATGTAGACGCTGAGCAGCCCGCTGGACCCGCCGGCCAGCAAGCCGCCGGTCATGACCGGAGCGAAGAAAGCCAGATCAAGCACGGGAGACCTCCGCGGGCACGACGAGGTGGCGGCCGCCCTGGTGCCATACCGACAGACCCGGTCCGTATACGGATTCGATCCGCGAGACGGTGAGCACGTGTTCGGGCGAGCCATCGGCGACGACCATGCCCTGGTCGAGCATGACCACACGGCGACAGCATGGCGGCAGGACTTCGAGTTCATGGCAGACCAGCACGACGGTGAGGGAGCCGGCCGCGTGCAGTGACTGGACGATGTTGACGATGCGCTCCCGCCAGCCCGGATCGAGGTTGGCGGTCGGCTCATCGAGGAGCAGGATGCGTGGTTCCTGGACCATTGCCTTGGCGATCAGGGTCTTGCGCTGCTCGCCGCCGGAGACCGTTCCGTAGCCCTGACCGGCGAGCGACGACAGGCCGAGGCGATCGATCCACTGATCGACGAGTTGCCAATCCTCACGGCCCAGTGGGTGAAGGAGGCCGGCCATGCCGGTCCGGCCGATGGCAATCACCTCGCGCAGGGTGAGGGGGATCTCGCCGCGGGCGGGCAGGAGCTGGGGGACATATCCGATGGCACGTCGGAGGGCGGCCAGACGACGGAAGCCCATGCTGGCCAGCTGCAGCCCCAAGACGGTGACCTGGCCGGTGGCGTGATGCTGCATGCCGTTGCAGGTCCTCAACAGCGTGCTCTTGCCTGACCCGTTGGCTCCGAGGATGCCGACGAACTCGTTCTGCTCGATGGAGAGGTCGCCTACCGAGAGAATGGATCTGCGTCCCGCCCGGACAGAGAGGTTGTGGATATGGATGGCTGTCTTGTTCAATGTCGGGCTGCCCTCACGAGTTGAGTCACGTTGGCGGTCAGCAGGTCGTCGAAGGAGAGCTGGCCGTCGGTCGGGACAGGGAAGTTGCCGAACACGATCACGCCGACCCCAAGTCGCTGGCCGAGGGCGTCGGCCAAGCGTCGTCCTTCTGGCAGGTTGGCGATCACCAGTTCGACCTTGGCGCCCTTGCCCTGCCGGATAGTCTCCTGGATTTCACCGATGGAGGCGCTGTCGGCTCCGGTGAACGTGGCAGGGATCTCGAGGCCCAGCCAGCGGCAGAAGGCCTCCTGATGAACGCTGCAGACCACCGACTTGCCGGCCAGGCCCGCCTCGGCGATCTGTTGACGGCACCAGGCGGTCATTCCATTGAGGCGAGTGACGCACTGCTCCAGGCGGGAGTCGGCATCTGTCTTCTCGATCAGACCGGCGGTGACGAGTGCCTCGGCGACCTGTCGGCAGACGATCTGGTAGCTCGACGGTTCACACAGACCGCCGGTGACGCGGATAGCCCTGATGGTCAGACCGCGATCGGTCAGGCCGGCGAGCTTTGAGTCCAGTGAGTCCTGGAAGTCAAACCGCAGCAGCAATCGGCAGTTACGCAGTTTGTTGACTTGGGAGGGACGGATATCGAAATGGCCGGGGCACATACCTGGCTCCGCCAGCCGGAGCACCGGTGTTGTGGTCCCGAGCAGATCGAGTACCGCGGATTCGATGTACGAGTTGCTGGCCGCCACTTGAGGTGTCGCCGAGGCTTCCGGGCGCTTGCCGGCATTGGAGGATCGAGTGCAGGCGGTCATGGCGACCGCCAAGACCGTGCCCAGGGTCACGCCCATCAGCGCAATTTCTTGCTTGACCGGACACCTCGTCATGTCGGCCCTCGTTCCGATGTCAATGCCCTCACGAGCGGGGTGATCCGGCCAGTTCCGCCTGGTTCATCGGACGGATGTCGAACAGCCGGGCCACGTCTTCACGGGCAAGCGCTCTGGAGTACTCCTCCAGTTTCTCCGATCGGACTGCTTGGAGCAGGCGGTGCAGGTCGTCCGTCGCGCGATAGGCCACTCCTTCGGCTGGCCGATCTCCGTCCTTGACTCGAACCACGTGAACGACCGGCCACCCGCCGGCGACCAGGTCAGGGGGGCATGCAAGGTGGATGTTCTGTTTACCGAGGGTCGCGCCGGAGGATGCCTGCAGCCCGTCCAGGATACAGGTGAACGGGGTGCGGTGTTTGTCCGATGGCATCCAGCAGGTCACATCGATCTTCCAATGGCCGGGCGTGTTCAACCGCTGGATCGCGTCCTGGCCGACGAGGGCCCCGGTGACCAGCCATGGCCCGAGATGGCCGTGAAAGACGGCGGTACGAGCGAG
This is a stretch of genomic DNA from Phycisphaerae bacterium. It encodes these proteins:
- a CDS encoding DUF2961 domain-containing protein, translated to SVVSIPVIVEDADSYNCFWRMPFRKSCRVEITNLSEDKNIALLYYNIDWVKLDRLSEDTPYFYAQYKQEYPVEQGKDYVILETEGKGHYVGTVMAVRTRSPMWFGEGDEKIYIDDDAKPSIWGTGTEDYFLSAWGLQTTSTPFFGTPYFDQWGVIGGHTSAYRWHVNDPFVFQKKIKVTIEHFGWISPDENPENKTDSWNERQDDYSSVAFWYQTGRPTFTARAPGGKERKLPSLERIKVYATETDFQKNHGRGEIRTQPIGTYPKGHVFYRPESAEGAYVEFPFTVKEKEPLHLVLSMTRADDYGQYRATLNGVNIGGTMDFYNEKIDNWEYHLLDFWPDPGDYTLRLECVGRNRKSAGYGIGIESVQLRERRPRVKQWGFDKDKNWKEKPILYGD
- a CDS encoding metal ABC transporter permease produces the protein MLDLAFFAPVMTGGLLAGGSSGLLSVYIVGMRIPFLGVCVSHAALAGAVFGALAGFEGQMLLWPTLVGAMATAILLGLANPHRINMDANVVLGLLFSVTMGLAFLGIGMLAVIGKSDNDVRSLLWGSLNYCRWADVVLMLSASAAMVAFVFLFHKEMRAILFSRQDAAAAGIHATAVWTCFLVLTAVLMTVNFQTVGGLMIYSLITNPAAAAFQLVKGSGRAMALASLLGAVSGLGGFLLSAVTDLPSGAVIVLMSSLLVAVAVVWARWRGG
- a CDS encoding ABC transporter ATP-binding protein yields the protein MNKTAIHIHNLSVRAGRRSILSVGDLSIEQNEFVGILGANGSGKSTLLRTCNGMQHHATGQVTVLGLQLASMGFRRLAALRRAIGYVPQLLPARGEIPLTLREVIAIGRTGMAGLLHPLGREDWQLVDQWIDRLGLSSLAGQGYGTVSGGEQRKTLIAKAMVQEPRILLLDEPTANLDPGWRERIVNIVQSLHAAGSLTVVLVCHELEVLPPCCRRVVMLDQGMVVADGSPEHVLTVSRIESVYGPGLSVWHQGGRHLVVPAEVSRA
- a CDS encoding zinc ABC transporter substrate-binding protein; translation: MTRCPVKQEIALMGVTLGTVLAVAMTACTRSSNAGKRPEASATPQVAASNSYIESAVLDLLGTTTPVLRLAEPGMCPGHFDIRPSQVNKLRNCRLLLRFDFQDSLDSKLAGLTDRGLTIRAIRVTGGLCEPSSYQIVCRQVAEALVTAGLIEKTDADSRLEQCVTRLNGMTAWCRQQIAEAGLAGKSVVCSVHQEAFCRWLGLEIPATFTGADSASIGEIQETIRQGKGAKVELVIANLPEGRRLADALGQRLGVGVIVFGNFPVPTDGQLSFDDLLTANVTQLVRAARH
- a CDS encoding formylmethanofuran dehydrogenase subunit E family protein, with translation MDFYLNQNPADPDWLARTAVFHGHLGPWLVTGALVGQDAIQRLNTPGHWKIDVTCWMPSDKHRTPFTCILDGLQASSGATLGKQNIHLACPPDLVAGGWPVVHVVRVKDGDRPAEGVAYRATDDLHRLLQAVRSEKLEEYSRALAREDVARLFDIRPMNQAELAGSPRS